A segment of the Halogranum gelatinilyticum genome:
GGTGAGTTCGGTGCAAAGCGCGCAGCTCTACCGAAGCACGTGAGTGACTAGGGTGCGGCACACTCCCCCCGATTGTCGACATCGCTAACGACCTTCCCCCACACCAACGCACTTCACCCTCCGTGCAAATTCCTCCACCATGGAGTACACCACACTCGGTGACACCGGCACGACCGTCAGCCGCCTCTGTCTCGGCTGCATGAGCTTCGGGAGCGGTCACGACTGGATGCTCGACCGTGAGGAGGGCGAGGAACTCGTCGAGCGCGCGCTGGAGCTCGGAATCAACTTCTTCGACACCGCGAACGTCTACTCGGCGGGCGAGAGCGAGTCCATCCTCGGCGACGTGCTGAACGAGTACGGCCGCGACGAGGTCGTCGTCGCCACGAAGGTCCGGTTCCCCGGCGCGACGGAGCACAAGAACGCCTCGGGACTGTCGCGGAAGACCATCGAGCAGGAACTCGACGCCTCCCTCGACCGACTGGGCATGGACACCATCGACCTCTATCAAATCCACCGCTGGGATTACGACACGCCCATCGAGCAGACCCTGCGCGCGCTCGACGACGCCGTCCGACGCGGGAAAGTCCGGCACATCGGTGCGTCGTCGATGTGGGCACACCAGTTCGCCGAGGCACTGCACACCGCGGACCGCCTCGGTCTCGAACGGTTCCAGACGATGCAGAACCTGTACAACCTCGCGTACCGGGAGGAGGAGCGCGAGATGCTGCCGCTGTGTGCGAAGGAGAACGTCGGCGTGATGCCGTGGTCGCCGCTCGGCGCGGGCTATCTGACCCGGCCGCACGAGGAGTTCGACGCGACGACCCGCGGCGAACACGAAGAGGGTGTCGGCCGACCGTACAAGGAGGGCGGCGGCGTCGAAGTCAACGAGCGCGTACAGGAACTCGCCGACGAGAAGGGCTACTCGATGGCGCAGCTGTCGATGGCGTGGCTGCTGCACAAGGACGTCGTCACGACGCCGATTCTCGGCACGTCGAGCGTCGAGCATCTCGAATCCGCCGTCGAGGCGTTCGACATCGACCTCTCGGACAGCGAGTTGGCGTATCTCGAAGAGCCGTACGAGCCGGTTCGCGTCTCGGGCCACGAGTAAGCCGCCCCGTCCGGCGAACGATTAACGGTGTCAACGGCCCTCATGGGCATTATGAGAGGAATGAGAGGAGTACGATGACCGAACGGACACTACGGGGGACGGGCGCGACACCCCGCGCCGGTGTCGGGACCGTCGTCTGGTACCGGCCGGACGCGAGCCTCGAACTCGACGACCCCGAGACGGTCCCCGAGAGCGAGCGTGCGGCCGAACGCGAGCGGTTCGCGGCCGCCCGTGACACCGCGCGAGAAGAACTCGAAGTCGAGCGCGACCGCACGGCCGAGCGCGTCGGAGAGGAGGAGGCCGCGGTCTTCAGCGCGCACATCCAGTTCCTCGACGACCCGCAGATCGACGACGGCGTCGCCGACGCGCTCGGCGACGGTCTCCCGGCCGAGCACGCCGTCCGCGAGGCCTTCGCTGGACCCATCGAGCAGTTCGAGGGGATGGAGGGCCGGATGGCCGAGCGCGCCGACGACCTCCGCGACGTGCGGGACCGCCTGCTCCGACTGCTCACTGGGAGCGAACGCGTGAACCTCGCCGAACTGCCGGAGGGGTCCGTCGTCCTCGCCGAGCGGCTGACGCCGAGCGACACCGCCCAACTCGACCCCGAGCGCGTGGCCGGCTTCGCCACCGTCACCGGCGGCCGGACGTCCCATGCCGCTATCTTCGCGCGGTCGCTCGCACTCCCGGCCGTCGTCGGCGTCGGTCCCGACCTGGAGACCGTCGAGGAGGGCGCGCGGGTCGTCGTCGACGGCGACACGGGCGATGTCGTCGTCGACCCGAGCGACGAGCGGGTCGCGGCCGTCGAGACCGGCTCGGGGGTGGAAGTGACTCGCGAGCGCGTCGCGACGGCCGACGGCAGAGAGATCGAGGTCGCCGCCAACGTCGGCCGGTCGGCGGAGTTGCCGGGTGCAGTCGAGCAGGGAGCCGACGGTATCGGTCTCTACCGCACGGAGTTCCTCTTTCTCGACCGCGAGACCCCACCAGACGAGGACGAGCAGTACGAGACGTACGTCGACGCCCTGGAGGCGTTCCCGGACGGCCGCGTCGTCGTCCGGACGCTCGACATCGGCGGCGACAAGCAGATCCCGTATCTCGACCTGCCCGAGGAGGAGAACCCCTTCCTCGGCGAGCGCGGGATTCGGCGGTCGCTCGGCCCCGACGCCGACCTGTTCGAGACACAGTTGCGGGCACTCCTGCGGGCCGGTGCCGACGCCGGAGAGGAGCGACGCTCCGCAAGCGGCCGGACGCAATCAGGTGACGACGGCGGCAGCCGGTTGAGCGTCATGTTCCCGCTCGTCTCGACGGTCGACGAGTTGGACGCCGCACTCACCCGCGTCGAAGAGGTCGCCGCCGACCTGGAGGCCGAGGGCGTCGCCCACGCCATCCCCGAACTCGGCGTGATGGTCGAGACGCCGGGGTCGGTCTTCATGGCGCGGGAGTTCGCCGCCCGCGTCGACTTCCTCAGTATCGGGACGAACGACCTCGCGCAGTACGTCATGGCGGCCGCCCGCGAGAACGAACACGTCGCACACCTCCACGACCCGCTGCATCCACCCGTGCTTCGCGCCATCGACCGCACCGTCGACGCCGCCCACGCCAACGACGCCTGGGTCGGGATGTGCGGCGAGATGGCGGGCGACCCCGACCTGACCGAACTGCTCGTCGGCCTCGGTCTCGACGAACTGAGCATGAGTGCCGTCACGGTCCCCGAGGTGAAGGCGAACGTCGCGGCGACCGACGGCGACGACGCCAGCGACGTCGCCGACCGCGTGCTGACCGCGGAGACGCGGGCCGACGTGGTCGACCTCCTCGGCGTCGAGTAGCCGCGCTGTCGCGGCCGTCGCCGCGACTCGGCTCCTCGAAGACGCCCGACCGCGTCACATACATACGCCCACGGGGGCTATCTGAAGGCGACAATGACGACTGAGACTGCGACGCTCGGCGGCGGCTGTTTCTGGTGTACCGAGGCGGCGTTCAAGGAGCTGGAGGGCGTCCACGGGGTCACCTCCGGCTACGCGGGGGGCCACGTCGACAACCCCAGCTACAAGGCCGTCTGCCGCGAGGAGACGGGCCACGCCGAGGTGACCCGCGTCGAGTACGACCCCGACGTCATCGCCTACGAGGACCTCCTGGCCGTCTTCTTCACGGTCCACGACCCGACGACGCTCAACCGACAGGGCCCGGACGTCGGCAGCCAGTATCGCTCCATCATCCTCTACGAGAGCGACGACCAGCGTCGCATCGCCGAGGAGTACATCGCCGGGCTGGAGGCGGAGAACGTCTACGACGACGACATCGTGACCGAGGTCGAGGCGTTAGAGACGTTCTGGGAGGCAGAGGCGTACCACCAGGACTACTACGAGAAGAACCCCGGCGACGCCTACTGTCAGTTTAACGCCGACCCGAAGATCCGGAAAGTGAGAGAGAAGTTCGGCGACAAGGTGAAACAGGAGGCGTAGAACGCCGCTCGGCCCCTCTCGAAGCTCGCTGTGCCGTCTCAGGGGCCACGAAAGCGGCCTCTCCGAGACTCAAGACTGATAAGACTCGCTGCCAGTAGTCTGAGCTATGGACCAACGGAAAGAGAAGCGAACGTGGCTCGCGGTGGTGCTCGCGATCCCCGTTGTCGGCTTCGGCCATCTCTATCTCCGCCGCTGGCTGCGAGCGGTCGGCTGGATACTGCTGACGTTCGGCGCGTCGATGTTCGTCCCGCCGGAGCAGCTCGAAGCGTTGTCGGCCTGGCAGCAGGCACTGTTCACGACCGGGAGCGTCTCGGGCGTCACGGCCCCGGAGTTCAGCGCGCTCGCGCCGGTCCTCGCCGTCGCACTCATGAGTATCGCCGACGCGTACATGGTCGCGCGCCGCCACAACGCGCAGGTTCGGATGCAGGCGGCGACGATGGCCGCTATGGACGGCGACGTCGCCGACGCCGACGTCGTCACCTGTCCGGCCTGTGGCCGCGAGGTCGAGGCCGACCTGGACTTCTGTCACTGGTGTACGACGGAGTTCGAGCGGCCGCAGGACTAGGGCAGGTGCACCATCCCGGTGGCAAGGAAGAACAGCGACACCACGACGAGGAGGCCGAGGATGAGCGCGAGCAAGTACTCGAAGGCACCCTCGGGCGTCCGACTCGATGGGAAATGCATACTTGAACTACGCTAGCATGGACCATAGCTTCGCGCCTACGACAAAGTGGCCGTCGGACACAAATACATAGCCCCCCAGTCGTACAGGTCTCGTATGGACAAACTCGCCGACGTCAGTGCCGACGCACTGCGAACTGCCCTCGGTGACGTCGAGAGCGCGAAGGCGGCGAAACGGCTGATGGTCGCGCTCGACTACAAGGACGACGTCTCCGTCGACGTCCTCACCGAGCGGTACGGAATCCCGCGCTCGACGCTCTACTACTGGCTCGACCGGTTCGAGGAACGCTCTATCGCGGACGCTATCGAGGACGAGCCGCGTCCCGGTCGGCCGCCGCGGCTCACCGAGGCGGCCCGCGAGACGCTCCGTTCGGACCTCGCCGACGACCCGGCGGCCCACGGCTACGACGCCGACGAGTGGACGCCGGAACTCGTCCAGACGCACGTCGAACGCGAGTACGGCGTCTCCTACTCGACGGGTCACGTCCGCCGACTGCTGCGCGAGTTCGAACTGGCCGCGTAGCCGGACGCGCTACTGGACGGCCAACTCCGAGCCGCACTCCTCGCAGGTCGTCGCTTCGAGCGCCAGCCGCGCCGAGTAGGGTCGGCTGAGGCTGATGCGACGCGGATAGCTGATACAGTCGTCGTTCGGGCAGACGAGTTCCGCGTCGCCCTGCAGACGCTCGATGTACTCGACGGCCGAGAGGTCGGTCAGGGGGGTACCGGCTGACATCACATCCCTTTCGAGTTCACTGAAGTAATTAGTTCTGTAACTCGGAATCCAGTACTCTTTCGGCCTGCCGCGAGCCACGGCTTTAGGAGCGTCCGTCGCGTGCTCCCGCCAATGGAAGTCGCGATTCTCACCGTCGGCGACGAGATTCTCGCCGGTGACACCGAGAACACGAACGCCTCGTGGGTCGCCCGACAGGTGACCGCTCGCGGGGCCACGGTGGCCCGCATCCTGACCGTCCCGGACGACGCCGCGCTCATCACGGAGACGGTCCGCGAATGGCACGACGCCTTCGACGCCGTCGTCGTCATGGGCGGACTCGGGGGGACGCACGACGACGTGACGATGGCCGCCGTCGCCGACGCCTTCGACCGCGAGCTGGTCGTCGAGGACGCGGTCGCCGCCGACGTCGAGGCGACCGCCCGCGCCTACCGCGAGAACAACCCCGAGCAGTTCGAGACCTACGAGGACGACCTCCACATCGACGTCGAGGCGTGGGCGTCGACGCCCGAGGGAGCCGAACCGCTGCTCAACGAGGTCGGTCTCTCGCCGGGCTGTGTCGTCGAGTCGGTCTACGTCTTCCCCGGCCCGCCCGCGGAGCTGAAGGCGATGTTCGAGACGGTTGCCGACCGCTTCGGGGGCGACCTCGTCAGTCAGACCTTCTACACGCCCGCGCCGGAGGGTGCGATGGGCGAGGTGTTCGCAGGGCTGCACGACCGCTTCGACGTTGTCGTCGGCAGCTACGCCGCCCGCGGGTCGACGCCGAACCGCGTGAAGCTCAACGCCCGCGACGAGGCGACGCTCGCCGACGCCGTCGCGTGGCTCCGCGACAACGCCGACGTCGCCGACGACCCCGACGCTCTCCAGTAACGCCGCCAATTCTCGGCTCCTGCAGCAACGCCCGCCGCCAACGGGTCCAAGAGGCTCCAGGCCCTATCTCCCCCGTGTCACCAATGTCAGCACCGTGGACTGTCGAGCGGATGCCGGACTGTTCGGAGAAGACCGTCGTCGTCACGGGTGCCAACAGCGGCCTCGGCTTCGAGGTCACCCGTGCGTTCGCGAAGAAGGGGGCGACCGTCGTCCTCGCCTGTCGGAGCACGGAGCGCGGCGAGGACGCCGCCCAACGGGTCCGCGACGAGGTGCCCGACGCCGACCTCGACGTGCGGCATCTCGATCTCGCGAACCTCGACTCGGTTCGCTCCTTCGCCGAGGGCTTCCTCGCCGACTACGACAATCTGGACATCCTCTGTAACAACGCCGGGGTGATGGCGACGCCGTACCGGACGACCGAGGACGGATTCGAACTCCAGTTCGGCGTCAACCATCTCGGTCACTTCGCGCTCACGGGTCACCTTCTGCCCCAGCTGGCCGAAACAGCCGCCGAGTCCGGGAGCGAGACGCGCGTCGTCACCACCTCCAGCGGTGCCCACCGCATGGGAGAGATCGACTTCGACGACCTACACCACCAGCGGTCCTACGGCAAGTGGGAGGCCTACGGCCAGTCGAAGCTCGCGAACCTGCTGTTCGCGTACGAGCTGGACCGTCGCCTCGCCGTCGCCGACGTCGACGTGACGAGTGCCGCCGCCCATCCGGGCTACGCCGCGACCAACCTCCAGCTTCGCGGTCCGGAGATGGAAGGGGCTGACCTGCGCGAGCGGCTGATGGGGCTGGCGAACAACGTCGTCGCCCAGTCCGCCGAGATGGGCGCGCTACCCATCCTCTACGCGGCGACCGCCGACGACGTGCGCGGCGGCGACTACATCGGCCCGGACGGGCTGGCCGAGATGCGTGGCTATCCGACCAAAGTGCAGTCGACAGACACGTCGTACGATATGCAGCTCGCAGACGAGCTGTGGGCCGTCTCGGAGGATCTCACCGACGTCAGCTACGACTTCGACGCGCTCGCCGGGGCGGCCCAGCCGGCCGACTGACGCAGGGGACAAACACCGACTATTTCCCGTTCGACTCCCTCCTTCCGCCAGATTCGATGGCCCCCGACTCCGCCCCCGACTTCGACGCCGACATCACTTCGACCGACTCCGTCGCCGAGCACCGCGAGGAACTGCTCGCGGCGGTGAACGAACACGCCGGTCGCATCGCCCGCGAACTTGCCTTGCTCCAAGGTGGCGACTACGGTTCGACCACGTTCAACACCGACCGCGGCGAGTGGACCGTGAAGTACGAGGCGGGCGCGTTGCAGTATCTCCGCTTTTCGGGGAAGGCTGGCGGCGACATCTACGTCGTCTCGACGCAGCGACCGCCCGAGCCGAAAGACCTCGTCACCGCGATGAAAGACTACGACGCCTTCGTCGAGTCCTACAACGAGCACGTGGCGTCGCTGGACGGCGTCCTCGACGACGTCACGACCGACTTCCCCGACGTGGTCTCCACCGAGACCGTCGTCGTCGAACGCGACCGTATCGTCGGCGCGATCCGCGAGACGGCGAACGACATCGCCGGACAGCTCCACCGGTTCGAGGGTGACTCCTACGGTACCTTCGCCCGTCGCGTCGGCGGGAAACGCTGGGAGCTGAAGTGGGAGGACGGCGTCGCCTCGTATCTCCGCGTCGGCGGCGAGGGTGGCATCTACCTCGTCTCGCAGTACTCCCCGCCCTCTGCCCGCGACGTGCGGACCCTCGCCGACGGCTTCGTCGGCTTCGTCGAGGCCTACAACGAGTTCGTCGACGAACTGGAGTCGGATCTCTCGCAGGTCACGTTCGGCGACAACTGAGAGCGCGACGCGACGACGCGGACCATGGAGGCGACGCGAGGCGGGTCAAAGTGGGTCGAAGTGGGTGAAGCGAGTCAAGCGGGTCAAAACGAGTCGAGTCAGAGCGAGAGACCGCCGTCTCACGCCGTCTCCCCCTGAGTTTCGAGACCTATATAGTTCACAGACTGTCCGGCGGACGTAGATTTAAGTAGTCGTAGTCGAACGGTTCAACCAACCCCGACGTGTGGTAGACGGTAGCTCATCTGGTGGTCCAGGCGAGTCGGTTCGATTCCGACGTGGGCGGTGACCCGACCGGGATTCGGTGCAGCCCCGTCTCGGGTATGGAGCAACCAACACATGTTCGGCAGCAAGCCCTCAGAAAGCTGGACGACTCCGACGACTTCCCCGTGTGCCCGCTCGGAGGTGCGAGCATGAGCACACAGGACGGGAGCGAGTTCGCTGGCGCGCAATGCCCCGACTGTGGCAGCCCGTGCGTCAAGGCGACGCTCCTTCACTTCGGAAACACATGGAATCCGACTGAGTGCCGCGACTGTCACTGGACCCGAGACTGAGCGAAGACACCGACTGACCGATTTTTTCGCGTCGCCGACACGGAGAGCGTGTCGCTCGGCGCGACGGCGGGTCAAATGAAGTGTGGCTTGAGCCGCCGGAGCGTCCGCTCGATGTGGTCGATACCCTCCGTGATTCGCTCGGCTTCCTCACCCTCGTCGAACGGTCCCACGTACACGAACGCGTACACCGCCTCCATGAGCAGGTCTTCGACCGTCGCATCGTCGTGCGCCGTCGCGACCTGCTCGCACTTCTCTCGGAGATCGTCGGGAAGCCGGTCGTAGAGGTCCTGAAAGTTGCCGAGGAACCACCGGGTCGTCTCGCGGACGTCCGGGGTCTCGGTGCAGAGATGGTTGGCCACGGCGAAAGGCTCTCTGCCTGCGAAAAACGAGTGGAGCACTTCGTTTCGCTCGAACCGCGTCTCTCGTTCGAGCAGATCGAGTCCTCGCTGGAGTTTGGGGTGGAGCGTCACCAGTTTTCTGATCCGTCGATCCGACCGTCCAGGTGCCCGGGTCAGTGCCCGCGCGGCCTCCGAGAAATGCTGGAATACGGCCTCGCGCCGCTCCTCGGCGTCCAACTGCGATACGTCCTCGTCCTTCGCATGAAGCTGGAGTGCGTCCGCGACGAAACGCAGTTTGACGACACTGATACCCTCCTGTCTGGGTGCGATAGGACGAGACATGGTATCAAGATAGAGTAATCGTATGACATACATAAACCTTTGGCCGGTATGGTCACAGAGGGTTTCTCCATGGGACCGGCGCACCCACAGTGGGACCGATTACCATTGGGTTTAAATAGGATGTGGTGCTGATGTTTACTCGTGATGGCAGGTAAGACCCAATTGGGACCACGTGTCGAAGGTGATTTGGCAGACAAATACCGGAACTTCGTCCGGTTCGTCAACGATGGGACGTACAAGGGACGGTTGGGCGACGAGGTGGAGAAGGCACTCAAATACCAGATGGCCTTGTACTTCGTCCGTCATCCCGAAGAACTCGACCGGGCGGCCAACTCCGACTTCATCGAGGACGACGACTTCGTGAGCGACATGATGAGCCTCATCGACACGATGGGACCGCATATCGTCGCCGCGGCGGACAACCTGCGCCCGGACGACGACTATCGCTCTGAGCCACCTCGCCGTGAACGGACCTACCAGCCGTCGGTCGACTCCATCCCCGCCAGCGAGCAGCTCCTCCGGTCGACAACGGCCGACAACGAGGACGACGTGATGCGACGCATCGAGCGTCTCGAGCGGCTGCTGGAAGAGAACCTCTCGGACGACACGTAGTTCGACGACCGACTCGCCGCACCGACATCGCTTTCTTCGCCGTCGCGGACACTGCCGAGCGTCCGAGCCGGAGAGCCGACACAGTTTCCGACAGCACCCCGTTCAGTATGGTCCCATAATAGGACCAGAATAGTGCATAACTAGCTCAAACCACATATTGGTCCCAATATGCGAAAGATTCAAGTTTTATAGTCCCAAACAAGCTCTTGTGAGCCAGGAGGTGTGGAGGCTCCAAGTGTGGTCCCAGCGTGTGACCAAACGCGCTAGAACGGAGGAGACAACATGACCGAACAACTCACCGCCCAGTGCCCGTGTGGAGAGACGATACACATCACCGACCCCGACGACGGTCCCGAAGTGGAGGTGGACGTCGTCCTGTTCAACCGTAAGTTCAGGTTCGTGCCGAACGTCCACGCGATCCTGTCCGTGTCGGCGTTGGTCGTCATGGCGATGCTCATCTACACCGAGATGATTCACCACGGCGAGGCGAACCCGCTGACGCTGGCCGAGGTGGCTCATTTCGCCGGTTGGGTCTACCTCGAACTCCCCGAAGCCATCTTCATCGAGACGCTGGAGTGACGCGGGCGGCGCGAGACCGCGTCCACCCAGCCGTTCTAACGGTTTTATGGCCTCGACTGCCGACAGGACTGACATGAACCGCACCCGTGCGTTCTTCCTCTTCGTTTTGGTCGCCGTCGCGGGACTCTCTCTTCTCGTCGCGCTTCCGTACTCGCAGTATATCCTGTTCGGCGTCCTCCTCGCCTACGTCCTCCGACCGTTACACCGGCGGCTCACTCCCCGGTTCGGCCCTCGAATCGCCGCGGGCACGCTCATCCTCGCGACGGTCTTCACCGTCTTACTCCCGGTCTTCGTCCTCCTCAGCGTCGTTCTCGGACAGGCACTCTCGTTGCTCGCGGCGGTCAGAAACGGCGAACTGGACTACGATCTCGTCGAGGACGCCATCCGAGAGTACATCGGCGTCAGCGTCGACGTGCGGGACGTGGTCCGCTCGCTGACGCTCGACGTCCGCGCGGTGCTGTTCGACAACGCCCTCGACGTCTTCGGCGGGCTCTCGAACGCCACCGTCGGTCTCGCGGTGCTGCTCTTCGTCCTCTACTATCTGCTGAAGGACGGCCACCGGCTGCTCGCGTGGCTCCGCACGTCCATGCCGCTCCCTCGCGACGTCCAAGACGAGTTGCTCGAGACGCTGGATCGTCTGATGTGGGCCGTGCTCGTCGGCAACGTCCTCGTCGCGGTCGTCCAGGGGGTGCTGACGGGCATCGGCTTCGCCATCGTCGGTCTCCCGAGCGTCCTCTTCTGGACGGTGATGACGACGGCACTCTCCTTGCTCCCGCTCATCGGGGCCTCGATCGTCTGGTTCCCCGCTGGCGTCTATCTGCTCGTCACGGGTGACATCGTCGCCGGTGGCTTCATCCTCGTCTACGGCTCCCTCATCGTCAGCCTCTCGGACAACTATCTCCGGCCGCTCATCGGCGGCCACGAGGCGCGGCTCAATCCGGGGCTGTTCATCGTCGGTATCTTCGGCGGTATCGGCGCGTTCGGGGTCGTCGGTCTCTTCTACGGCCCCATCGTCCTCGGGGCGTTGAAGGGACTCGTCGACATCTACAGCGACGTGGGCGACCGCCTCGTGCCTGCGGACGCGTCCGGTGTGACC
Coding sequences within it:
- a CDS encoding aldo/keto reductase; protein product: MEYTTLGDTGTTVSRLCLGCMSFGSGHDWMLDREEGEELVERALELGINFFDTANVYSAGESESILGDVLNEYGRDEVVVATKVRFPGATEHKNASGLSRKTIEQELDASLDRLGMDTIDLYQIHRWDYDTPIEQTLRALDDAVRRGKVRHIGASSMWAHQFAEALHTADRLGLERFQTMQNLYNLAYREEEREMLPLCAKENVGVMPWSPLGAGYLTRPHEEFDATTRGEHEEGVGRPYKEGGGVEVNERVQELADEKGYSMAQLSMAWLLHKDVVTTPILGTSSVEHLESAVEAFDIDLSDSELAYLEEPYEPVRVSGHE
- the ptsP gene encoding phosphoenolpyruvate--protein phosphotransferase, which produces MTERTLRGTGATPRAGVGTVVWYRPDASLELDDPETVPESERAAERERFAAARDTAREELEVERDRTAERVGEEEAAVFSAHIQFLDDPQIDDGVADALGDGLPAEHAVREAFAGPIEQFEGMEGRMAERADDLRDVRDRLLRLLTGSERVNLAELPEGSVVLAERLTPSDTAQLDPERVAGFATVTGGRTSHAAIFARSLALPAVVGVGPDLETVEEGARVVVDGDTGDVVVDPSDERVAAVETGSGVEVTRERVATADGREIEVAANVGRSAELPGAVEQGADGIGLYRTEFLFLDRETPPDEDEQYETYVDALEAFPDGRVVVRTLDIGGDKQIPYLDLPEEENPFLGERGIRRSLGPDADLFETQLRALLRAGADAGEERRSASGRTQSGDDGGSRLSVMFPLVSTVDELDAALTRVEEVAADLEAEGVAHAIPELGVMVETPGSVFMAREFAARVDFLSIGTNDLAQYVMAAARENEHVAHLHDPLHPPVLRAIDRTVDAAHANDAWVGMCGEMAGDPDLTELLVGLGLDELSMSAVTVPEVKANVAATDGDDASDVADRVLTAETRADVVDLLGVE
- the msrA gene encoding peptide-methionine (S)-S-oxide reductase MsrA; protein product: MTTETATLGGGCFWCTEAAFKELEGVHGVTSGYAGGHVDNPSYKAVCREETGHAEVTRVEYDPDVIAYEDLLAVFFTVHDPTTLNRQGPDVGSQYRSIILYESDDQRRIAEEYIAGLEAENVYDDDIVTEVEALETFWEAEAYHQDYYEKNPGDAYCQFNADPKIRKVREKFGDKVKQEA
- a CDS encoding DUF7575 domain-containing protein, translated to MDQRKEKRTWLAVVLAIPVVGFGHLYLRRWLRAVGWILLTFGASMFVPPEQLEALSAWQQALFTTGSVSGVTAPEFSALAPVLAVALMSIADAYMVARRHNAQVRMQAATMAAMDGDVADADVVTCPACGREVEADLDFCHWCTTEFERPQD
- a CDS encoding helix-turn-helix domain-containing protein, translating into MDKLADVSADALRTALGDVESAKAAKRLMVALDYKDDVSVDVLTERYGIPRSTLYYWLDRFEERSIADAIEDEPRPGRPPRLTEAARETLRSDLADDPAAHGYDADEWTPELVQTHVEREYGVSYSTGHVRRLLREFELAA
- a CDS encoding competence/damage-inducible protein A — encoded protein: MEVAILTVGDEILAGDTENTNASWVARQVTARGATVARILTVPDDAALITETVREWHDAFDAVVVMGGLGGTHDDVTMAAVADAFDRELVVEDAVAADVEATARAYRENNPEQFETYEDDLHIDVEAWASTPEGAEPLLNEVGLSPGCVVESVYVFPGPPAELKAMFETVADRFGGDLVSQTFYTPAPEGAMGEVFAGLHDRFDVVVGSYAARGSTPNRVKLNARDEATLADAVAWLRDNADVADDPDALQ
- a CDS encoding oxidoreductase — encoded protein: MSAPWTVERMPDCSEKTVVVTGANSGLGFEVTRAFAKKGATVVLACRSTERGEDAAQRVRDEVPDADLDVRHLDLANLDSVRSFAEGFLADYDNLDILCNNAGVMATPYRTTEDGFELQFGVNHLGHFALTGHLLPQLAETAAESGSETRVVTTSSGAHRMGEIDFDDLHHQRSYGKWEAYGQSKLANLLFAYELDRRLAVADVDVTSAAAHPGYAATNLQLRGPEMEGADLRERLMGLANNVVAQSAEMGALPILYAATADDVRGGDYIGPDGLAEMRGYPTKVQSTDTSYDMQLADELWAVSEDLTDVSYDFDALAGAAQPAD
- a CDS encoding AI-2E family transporter, which codes for MNRTRAFFLFVLVAVAGLSLLVALPYSQYILFGVLLAYVLRPLHRRLTPRFGPRIAAGTLILATVFTVLLPVFVLLSVVLGQALSLLAAVRNGELDYDLVEDAIREYIGVSVDVRDVVRSLTLDVRAVLFDNALDVFGGLSNATVGLAVLLFVLYYLLKDGHRLLAWLRTSMPLPRDVQDELLETLDRLMWAVLVGNVLVAVVQGVLTGIGFAIVGLPSVLFWTVMTTALSLLPLIGASIVWFPAGVYLLVTGDIVAGGFILVYGSLIVSLSDNYLRPLIGGHEARLNPGLFIVGIFGGIGAFGVVGLFYGPIVLGALKGLVDIYSDVGDRLVPADASGVTAPAGATDATDVADATDATDTTDTTDGPTDSE